The sequence below is a genomic window from Senegalia massiliensis.
TATATTAAGCTTACTAGGGTTAATCCAATACAAGTAACCTTTACCTATATTCCATGCTCCTGATTTATGCTTAATCATAACTTTGTAATTACCTTTTGGTACTATTCTAACCCTATTTCTGTCTTTAATCGAATCTAAAGCAGTTCTATATCCATAGATAGTCTTATTAATAGTTATAGTATCTCCATCCTTGATATCTGCTGGGGGTTTAGGTTTTATTGTAGCTCCTTTTACATAAGATTTAATATCCCTTACAAAACCACCCCATCTGCCACTTGATAATAATACTCTTGGACAGTATTTCCCTGACCAATCTTGATGCTTATATATATTAAGGTGAGGATATGTTAAAAGTAAAGCTGCATTTAATTTCTTAGCATTTTCTTCAGCCTTTAGTACATTTGCATTCTCACAGATTTCAACTGATATTGTCTCATAGTTCCCTGGACCTTTTCCATCTCCAGCATGATACGTAACTTCGTCCAAAGGAATACATTGAGTTATAGAATCTTCATCTACAAATAAATGAACAGATACATATGACTTATCAGTATTTTCTACATTCTGCATCCATTTTGCATGCATTTCATCCCCAGCTGTAGGATGTCTATTTCCAGTATTATGATTAGTTATTCCTCTAGTTCTCTTTCTTTTCTTTAAAGTCCTTACATTCCTTTTACCATTTGGTTTTACTATCTTTATTTTAACTGGAATACCATCTATAAATTTATCCTGAATAATTCCATTCTTGATATTTAGCTTCTTTATCATATTATTTTACCCCCTTAGTTTGCTTTATAACTTGATTTGTAAATACAGCTGCAGCAGCAACTAAAATTGCTTGTACTATATTATCAGGAGA
It includes:
- a CDS encoding LysM peptidoglycan-binding domain-containing protein, with the protein product MIKKLNIKNGIIQDKFIDGIPVKIKIVKPNGKRNVRTLKKRKRTRGITNHNTGNRHPTAGDEMHAKWMQNVENTDKSYVSVHLFVDEDSITQCIPLDEVTYHAGDGKGPGNYETISVEICENANVLKAEENAKKLNAALLLTYPHLNIYKHQDWSGKYCPRVLLSSGRWGGFVRDIKSYVKGATIKPKPPADIKDGDTITINKTIYGYRTALDSIKDRNRVRIVPKGNYKVMIKHKSGAWNIGKGYLYWINPSKLNIRTYTVKPGDTLSEIAVRYKTSVNKLVKLNGIKDPDIIRVGQKIKLP